Proteins from one Telopea speciosissima isolate NSW1024214 ecotype Mountain lineage chromosome 1, Tspe_v1, whole genome shotgun sequence genomic window:
- the LOC122640689 gene encoding 60S ribosomal protein L31-like, translating into MVVKPSKGGRKEEVVTREYTINLHKRLHGCTFKKMAPKAIKEIRKFAQKAMAKLNKHVWSRGIRSVLRQVRVRIARKRNDEEDAKEELYSLVTVAEVPPEGLKGLGTKVIKEGE; encoded by the coding sequence ATGGTGGTGAAGCCGAGCAAGGGTGGAAGAAAAGAGGAGGTGGTTACCAGGGAGTACACCATCAATCTACACAAACGTCTACATGGATGCACATTCAAGAAGATGGCTCCCAAGGCCATAAAGGAAATCAGGAAGTTCGCCCAGAAAGCAATGGCGAAGTTGAACAAGCATGTATGGAGCAGGGGGATCAGGAGTGTGCTAAGGCAGGTCCGTGTGCGGATTGCACGAAAGAGGAATGATGAGGAAGACGCCAAAGAGGAGCTCTACTCATTAGTTACTGTTGCAGAAGTCCCACCTGAGGGGCTGAA